In Paenibacillus hexagrammi, the following are encoded in one genomic region:
- a CDS encoding polysaccharide deacetylase family protein: protein MKRTLTIWSAGICILIAGCSQGNSIPSVSETAAATPSPAPAAVPTATPTPIPTATPAPTPIEVKKEYHMNKNYDIVPNDPAGNKKVVLLTFDDGPKEKEMNEALVKTLDKHKAKAIFFMNGYRIKQKPELVTFIHNSGNYIGNHSWDHIHLNEQTNEKIDQQIDDVQRIVKGIIGQTPQYFRPPNGLGNDYLKNKIKNEGMLYMTWSNGSLDWEMTTKKNDPNKVIDNVMKQLHFGSNILMHELPWTVEALDPLLTKLEEKGYSFVDPGSIELEMR from the coding sequence ATGAAACGAACATTAACAATTTGGAGCGCAGGAATCTGCATCCTGATCGCCGGGTGCAGCCAAGGTAACTCCATTCCATCTGTGTCGGAAACAGCCGCAGCAACCCCGAGTCCTGCACCAGCCGCTGTACCAACGGCCACGCCTACTCCAATACCAACAGCAACACCAGCTCCTACACCTATTGAAGTAAAAAAAGAATATCATATGAATAAAAACTACGATATCGTCCCTAACGACCCTGCCGGGAATAAAAAAGTGGTGCTCCTCACCTTCGACGACGGTCCGAAAGAAAAGGAAATGAATGAGGCACTCGTAAAAACTCTCGATAAACATAAAGCCAAAGCGATCTTCTTCATGAACGGATACCGGATTAAACAGAAACCCGAGCTCGTTACCTTTATTCATAACAGCGGCAATTACATCGGCAATCACTCCTGGGACCATATTCATCTGAATGAGCAAACAAACGAGAAAATCGATCAACAAATTGACGACGTACAAAGGATTGTTAAAGGTATTATTGGTCAGACTCCACAATACTTTCGTCCACCGAACGGATTAGGTAACGATTACTTGAAAAATAAAATAAAAAACGAAGGCATGCTCTATATGACCTGGTCCAATGGCTCGTTGGACTGGGAAATGACAACCAAGAAAAACGATCCGAATAAAGTGATCGACAATGTCATGAAGCAGCTCCACTTCGGCAGCAATATCCTCATGCATGAATTGCCTTGGACAGTCGAGGCATTAGATCCGTTACTGACGAAGTTGGAAGAAAAAGGTTATTCCTTTGTAGACCCGGGCTCCATCGAGCTTGAAATGAGATAA
- a CDS encoding stalk domain-containing protein: MKVHLRIKWLYRMLLIVCLVVSGLLPAGHPTYALSFGALPFPNGNVGITQPDIGAEIDLSEGKTPESYHFYLNNEEKPVIYDPVSVKYTYRPEAPLPPGEYTARLVFSFAGYQPASYDWKFTITAGASTLSTTVTKEQDQGLKAINDYRAKLGLAAVKFSDALNTAALKHAEYLDMNQVDPIHTSVSLHDENASLNGYIGNSVTERYEYVGYSRAGSEDVAYNEATLVEAIDSLFDAPYHRSPFMVPSLTEIGVYKKGNYHVIEFGYADGIAPEMTVSPGANDVYVPTSFDGHESPDPLRNYKSADYPVGYPIMAAVNGPKVKGVRLLESGLKDEKGSKVNILVNSPENDDHLENEVMLLPAKPLALDSTYIAQIKLEVTMVDGSTKQLEKEWSFRTEPVSGIGVKKLHQDAKAYTLQMANYGLNRNHTVTFGLDDDSYRLDLVSYPMMQKPLILDGTSYLYIRDLAAALGAEVEWDDSNKAAIYRKKDKTIIFYTNRNAYSINGQEFETSSPAQLYHETTMIPVRLLSETLGAKVSYYEPTRTVSITY, encoded by the coding sequence ATGAAAGTACACCTTAGAATCAAGTGGCTGTACCGCATGCTGCTGATTGTTTGCCTTGTTGTTTCGGGTCTGCTTCCAGCCGGCCACCCGACCTATGCTTTATCGTTTGGCGCTTTGCCGTTTCCGAACGGGAATGTAGGGATCACGCAGCCCGATATCGGCGCTGAAATTGATTTAAGCGAAGGGAAAACACCAGAAAGCTATCATTTTTATTTGAATAATGAGGAAAAGCCTGTGATTTACGACCCTGTCTCCGTGAAATATACGTACCGTCCCGAGGCACCTCTTCCTCCTGGCGAATACACGGCAAGACTAGTATTCTCTTTTGCCGGTTATCAGCCTGCTTCGTATGATTGGAAGTTTACGATTACTGCAGGTGCTTCTACACTTTCCACAACGGTAACTAAAGAGCAGGACCAGGGACTCAAGGCAATTAATGATTACCGCGCGAAGTTGGGACTGGCTGCAGTCAAATTCAGCGATGCGCTCAATACGGCTGCTCTTAAGCATGCGGAGTATCTAGATATGAATCAAGTGGATCCGATCCATACCTCCGTTTCTCTGCATGATGAGAATGCTTCGCTGAACGGGTACATTGGCAATTCAGTGACGGAACGCTATGAGTATGTTGGTTACTCGCGGGCTGGGTCCGAAGACGTAGCTTACAATGAAGCGACTCTTGTTGAAGCCATTGATTCCTTGTTTGACGCTCCTTATCATAGATCGCCATTCATGGTGCCTAGCTTGACGGAAATTGGTGTCTATAAAAAAGGCAATTATCATGTCATCGAGTTTGGATACGCGGACGGCATTGCACCAGAAATGACGGTTTCTCCTGGGGCAAACGACGTGTATGTACCAACTTCTTTTGACGGCCATGAATCACCGGATCCACTGCGCAATTACAAGTCTGCAGATTATCCCGTAGGCTATCCGATTATGGCCGCGGTGAACGGACCCAAAGTCAAGGGAGTTCGACTACTCGAATCTGGGCTGAAGGATGAGAAAGGTTCAAAGGTGAACATACTCGTCAATTCCCCCGAGAACGATGATCATTTGGAAAATGAGGTCATGCTGCTGCCTGCGAAGCCTCTCGCGTTAGACTCCACTTATATTGCACAAATAAAGCTGGAGGTTACCATGGTGGATGGCAGCACGAAACAGCTTGAGAAAGAATGGAGCTTTCGAACGGAGCCGGTGAGTGGCATCGGTGTAAAAAAGCTGCATCAGGATGCTAAAGCATACACCCTCCAGATGGCCAACTACGGTCTGAACCGTAATCATACGGTGACCTTTGGTTTGGATGATGACAGCTACAGACTTGATCTCGTTTCTTATCCCATGATGCAGAAGCCACTTATATTGGATGGAACTTCGTATTTATATATAAGGGATCTTGCAGCAGCCTTGGGAGCAGAAGTGGAATGGGATGATAGTAACAAAGCGGCGATATATAGGAAGAAGGATAAAACGATTATTTTCTACACAAATAGGAATGCCTACTCAATCAACGGACAAGAATTTGAAACTTCTTCTCCTGCTCAGCTCTATCATGAAACGACCATGATTCCTGTCCGCTTGCTGTCTGAAACGTTAGGAGCCAAGGTATCGTATTACGAGCCTACAAGAACTGTCTCCATTACGTATTAA
- a CDS encoding CPBP family intramembrane glutamic endopeptidase, giving the protein MKKFDFKKIRFGKVDLTELNDQSLLLNLYITQLLTVIIGLIIVFFQSNHQFFPMFRWQGGFSIPLWGVLFAAAVLVGDLIISRWVPKEVTDDGGINQMLFGSRPLWHIALISLIVAICEEILFRGAIQYSWGAYWTSILFAAIHIRYLQHWLMTGMVFSISYGLGWIYMQTGSLWTPIIAHFVIDFVMGCVLRYGKEEDEGS; this is encoded by the coding sequence ATGAAAAAATTTGATTTTAAGAAAATCCGCTTCGGTAAGGTCGATTTAACTGAACTTAATGACCAGTCATTATTACTCAACCTATATATCACCCAACTCCTTACGGTTATTATCGGTTTGATCATTGTGTTTTTTCAGAGCAATCATCAATTCTTTCCGATGTTTAGGTGGCAGGGCGGCTTTAGTATACCGCTTTGGGGGGTATTGTTTGCCGCAGCAGTATTGGTGGGAGACCTGATTATTTCGAGATGGGTACCAAAGGAAGTGACGGATGACGGGGGCATCAACCAGATGCTTTTTGGCAGCAGGCCGCTCTGGCATATCGCACTCATTTCACTTATTGTTGCAATTTGTGAAGAGATCTTGTTCCGCGGCGCCATTCAATATTCTTGGGGAGCTTATTGGACCAGCATTTTATTCGCAGCGATTCACATTAGGTACTTGCAGCATTGGCTGATGACGGGAATGGTGTTCAGCATCAGCTACGGCTTAGGATGGATTTACATGCAGACCGGAAGCTTGTGGACACCGATTATAGCCCATTTTGTTATCGATTTTGTAATGGGCTGTGTATTACGTTATGGCAAGGAGGAAGACGAAGGCTCATGA
- a CDS encoding rhodanese-like domain-containing protein, with protein MEIKSIHPATLVNMLDENKLDGSIIIDVRERHEWEYYHLDEALLIPMREVPHRLGEIDGDQNVYIVCAHGVRSYMVCEFLAEQGYEHVVNVEGGMAAIGSIRGFQYD; from the coding sequence ATGGAAATAAAAAGTATTCATCCGGCTACATTGGTTAACATGCTGGACGAAAATAAGCTGGATGGCAGCATCATCATTGACGTAAGGGAACGGCACGAATGGGAATATTATCATCTGGATGAAGCCTTGCTGATTCCTATGAGAGAAGTTCCGCACCGGCTGGGAGAAATAGATGGAGACCAGAACGTATATATCGTATGCGCTCATGGGGTAAGGAGTTATATGGTATGTGAATTTCTTGCCGAGCAAGGATATGAGCATGTGGTGAATGTAGAAGGCGGCATGGCGGCTATCGGATCGATTCGAGGCTTTCAGTATGATTAA
- the serA gene encoding phosphoglycerate dehydrogenase, with the protein MYKVLVSDPISDMGIQMLYDASDVEVVKQPGLSEDELVAIIGEYDALLVRSQTKVTEKIMNAAGKLKVIGRAGVGVDNIDLEAATKRGIVVINAPDGNTIATCELTFAMMMSVARSIPQAYKKTVGGEWDRKFIGVELRNKTLGILGMGRIGSEVAKRAKVFGMNVIGYDPFLTEERAEKLGVKLGTVNEIAAQADFITVHTPLTPETRHLIGKPQFEIMKKGARIINCARGGIIDEMALVEAIDQGIVAGAAFDVFEVEPPQKDHPFLNNPKIIVTPHLGASTVEAQENVAIDVSEEVLHILRNEPFKNAVNMPPVPANVLNKLQPYFGLGEKIGSILGQIAHGAVNEIVISYAGELIDVDTSPLTRYIVKGLFEKQLESINIVNAMHQAKTRGVNIIVQQSNASSSFTNLVTVTVKTKQEEKTLAGTLLAGFGERIVRIDQYPVDFAAEGNLLLISHNDKPGIIGRVGTLLGSNDVNIATMQVGRKVIGGSAIMVLTIDKPAPAEVLAELTKQAEIVNVRALTI; encoded by the coding sequence ATGTACAAAGTATTAGTATCAGATCCAATCAGCGACATGGGAATTCAAATGCTTTACGATGCAAGCGATGTTGAGGTAGTCAAGCAGCCTGGTCTTTCCGAAGACGAGCTCGTTGCGATCATCGGTGAATACGACGCGCTGCTAGTGCGAAGCCAAACAAAGGTTACAGAAAAAATCATGAACGCAGCAGGCAAACTGAAAGTAATCGGACGTGCTGGTGTTGGCGTCGATAACATTGATCTGGAAGCTGCAACCAAGCGCGGTATCGTTGTTATTAATGCTCCGGATGGAAACACAATCGCTACATGTGAATTGACTTTTGCTATGATGATGTCCGTAGCCCGTTCTATTCCTCAAGCTTACAAGAAAACGGTTGGCGGCGAGTGGGACCGTAAATTTATCGGCGTAGAGCTTCGCAACAAAACACTCGGTATCCTCGGAATGGGCCGTATCGGAAGTGAAGTTGCGAAACGTGCGAAAGTATTCGGCATGAATGTCATCGGCTACGATCCGTTCTTAACGGAAGAGCGCGCTGAAAAACTGGGTGTAAAATTAGGAACTGTTAATGAAATTGCAGCCCAGGCTGACTTTATTACAGTCCATACTCCATTGACTCCGGAGACGCGTCACCTGATCGGCAAACCGCAATTTGAAATCATGAAAAAAGGCGCTCGCATCATTAACTGCGCACGCGGTGGCATTATTGACGAAATGGCATTGGTGGAAGCCATCGACCAAGGAATCGTAGCCGGCGCCGCATTTGACGTATTTGAAGTCGAGCCGCCTCAAAAAGATCATCCGTTCCTGAACAATCCAAAAATTATTGTAACGCCTCACCTTGGCGCTTCCACCGTCGAAGCACAAGAGAACGTTGCGATTGACGTATCGGAAGAAGTTCTGCACATTCTGCGCAACGAGCCGTTCAAGAACGCCGTGAACATGCCTCCTGTTCCAGCTAACGTGCTGAATAAGCTGCAGCCTTACTTCGGTCTTGGTGAAAAAATCGGCAGCATCTTGGGGCAAATCGCTCATGGCGCCGTAAACGAAATCGTCATCAGCTACGCCGGAGAATTGATCGATGTAGATACAAGCCCACTCACTCGTTACATTGTGAAAGGTCTGTTCGAAAAGCAGCTGGAGTCGATCAATATTGTTAATGCCATGCACCAAGCTAAAACACGCGGCGTGAACATCATCGTTCAGCAGTCGAATGCTTCAAGCAGCTTCACCAACCTGGTGACCGTTACTGTGAAAACGAAGCAGGAAGAAAAGACGTTGGCGGGCACACTGCTTGCAGGCTTCGGAGAGCGTATCGTCCGTATCGATCAATATCCGGTAGACTTTGCTGCAGAAGGTAATCTGCTGCTGATCTCCCACAATGACAAACCAGGCATCATCGGTCGCGTAGGTACCCTGCTGGGCAGCAACGATGTTAACATTGCAACCATGCAAGTAGGTCGTAAAGTGATCGGCGGATCGGCGATCATGGTCTTGACGATCGACAAGCCGGCTCCTGCCGAAGTGCTTGCTGAATTGACGAAACAAGCCGAAATCGTGAACGTTCGCGCGCTTACGATATAA